The Pseudogulbenkiania sp. MAI-1 sequence ACGCCGGCGCCAAGCAGGCCGAGGCGGTGATGCTGATGGACCGGGTCGGCTACAAGTAAGCTTCCGGCGGCAGTCGGATTGGGAAAAAACCGGTGGAGGTTTCTCCGCCGGTTTTTTGCCTTTGACGCGGCGCTTTGCACTCGCGGGTATCCTGCGCGGGCCTTTCGCCGCATAATTGCAAGCTTTTATCATTCTTCTATCGTTTTCATGCCGCACTCTGCGCGTCGCTGGCGTCCCGTGGCTGCCCTGGTCAGCCTCGTCACCGTCATTCCGCTCTCGGTCATCCTGGCGGCCCTGGCCGCGCCGGACGGGGCCATCTGGGCCCACCTGCAGCATTACCTGTTGCCCGAGCTCTTGCGCAATACCTTCTGGCTGGTGCTGGGGGTCGGTGGCGGGGTGCTGCTGGTCGGGGTGCCGCTGGCCTGGCTGATCGCACTCTACGAGTTTCCCGGACGGCGCTTGTTCAACTGGGCGCTGATGCTGCCGCTTGCCATGCCGGCCTACGTCATGGCGTTTTCCCAACTCGGCCTGTTCGACTTCACCGGCCCGCTGCAGAGCTGGCTGCGCGCCACCACCGGCGACTCCAGCTGGGTGCCGTCGCTCCGCTCCACCGGCGGTGTGGCGCTGGTCATGACGCTGGCGTTCTATCCCTATGTCTATCTGCTGGCGCGCAACGCCTTCGCCAGCATGGGGCGGCGCGCGCTGGAAGTGGGACAGTCGTTCGGCCTGTCGCGAGTCCAGGGTTTCTGGCACGTGGCGCTGCCGATGGCGCGGCCGTGGATCATCGGCGGCGTGACGCTGGCGTTGATGGAAACGCTGGCCGATTTCGGCACCGTCGCCATCTTCAATTACGACACCTTCACCTCGGCCATCTACAAGGCCTGGTTCAGCCTGTTCTCGCTGCAGGCGGCCAAACAGCTGGCATCGCTGCTGGTGCTGATGGTGTTCGTGCTGGTATGGCTCGAGCAGCGTGCGCGCGGCCGCCGCGCCTATACCCAGACCGGCCGCGCCGCACCGTTGCCGCGCTTGCGGCTCGCCGGCTGGCAACGCTGGGCGGCTACGCTGTGGGCGTCCCTGGTGCTGCTGCTGGCCTTCGTGCTGCCGTTCGGCCAACTGCTGTGGTGGGCCTGGCAGGCCGGAGTGGAGGACTTCAACACCGAGCTGCTGGGCTACGCGCTGCGCTCGGTGCTGCTGTCGCTGATGGCCGCCCTGGCCGTGGCCGTGGTGGCGCTGGCGCTGGCCTACGCCCAGCGGCGCGACCCGCAGCCGGCCACGCGTTTCTTCGCCCGTTTGGCGACGCTCGGTTACGCCGTCCCCGGCACGGTGCTGGCGGTGGGGGTGTTCGTGCCGGTGGCCTGGCTCGACAACCTGCTGCTCGGCTGGCTCGGCGGCGCGCTGGGCAGTGGCACCACTTCCATTCTCAAGGGCACGCTGCTGGTAATGCTGCTGGCCTATGTCTCGCGCTTCCTGGCGGTCGGCCATTCTGCCATCGACGCGGCGATGGGGCGCATCACCCGCAGCCAGGAAGAGGCGGCACGCAACCTCGGCTATTCCGGCTGGAGCCTGCTGCGCCACGTGCACTTGCCGCTGCTCAAGGGCGGCCTGTTCACCGCCATGCTGATGGTGTTCGTCGACGTGATGAAGGAGATGCCGATCACGTTGATGACCCGCCCGTACGACTGGGACACCCTGGCCGTCCGGGTGTTTTCGTTTACCACCGAAGGGCAGTGGGAGCACGCCGCGCTGCCGTCAGTGGCCATCGTCCTGGCCGGCCTGTTGCCGGTCATCGTGCTGTCCCGCCAGAAAGATCATGCCTGAATCATGACTGCATTGCTCGAATTGGATTCCGTCAGCCAAGCCTACGGTACCACCACGGTGGTCGAGGCGATGAGCTTCACGCTGCAGAAGGGCGAGATCGCCTGCCTTGTGGGCAGTTCCGGTTGCGGCAAGACCACGGTGCTGCGCTGCATTGCCGGTTTCGAGCCGGTCAACGCCGGCGAGATCCGTCTCGACGGCAAGGTCATCAGCAGCCGGGACTACCTGTGTCCGGCGCATGAGCGCCATATCGGCATGGTGTTCCAGGACTACGCGCTGTTCCCCCACCTGACCGTGGCCGGCAACGTCGCCTTCGGCCTGCGCGCCCTCGGACGCAAGGACAGTGCGGCGCGCGTGCAGGAGATGCTCGAGGTGGTCGGCTTGGCCGGCTTGGCCAAGTCCTACCCGCACGAGCTGTCCGGCGGCCAGCAGCAGCGCGTGGCGCTGGCGCGCGCCTTGGCGCCGCGCCCGCGGCTGTTGCTGATGGACGAGCCGTTCTCCAACCTCGACGTCGACCTGCGCGAGCGCCTCTCGCGCGAGGTACGCGACATCCTGAAGCACGAAGGCACCACCGCCATCCTGGTGACGCACGACCAGAACGAGGCGTTCGCCATGGCCGACCAGGTCGGGGTGATGCAGGGCGGGCGGCTGCTGCAGTGGGACACGCCGTACCGGCTCTACCACGAACCGGCCACGCGCTACGTCGCCGACTTCATCGGCCAGGGGGTGTTCCTGCCCGGCCGGGTCAGCGGGCCGCAGTGCATCAGCATGGAGATCGG is a genomic window containing:
- a CDS encoding iron ABC transporter permease, which produces MPHSARRWRPVAALVSLVTVIPLSVILAALAAPDGAIWAHLQHYLLPELLRNTFWLVLGVGGGVLLVGVPLAWLIALYEFPGRRLFNWALMLPLAMPAYVMAFSQLGLFDFTGPLQSWLRATTGDSSWVPSLRSTGGVALVMTLAFYPYVYLLARNAFASMGRRALEVGQSFGLSRVQGFWHVALPMARPWIIGGVTLALMETLADFGTVAIFNYDTFTSAIYKAWFSLFSLQAAKQLASLLVLMVFVLVWLEQRARGRRAYTQTGRAAPLPRLRLAGWQRWAATLWASLVLLLAFVLPFGQLLWWAWQAGVEDFNTELLGYALRSVLLSLMAALAVAVVALALAYAQRRDPQPATRFFARLATLGYAVPGTVLAVGVFVPVAWLDNLLLGWLGGALGSGTTSILKGTLLVMLLAYVSRFLAVGHSAIDAAMGRITRSQEEAARNLGYSGWSLLRHVHLPLLKGGLFTAMLMVFVDVMKEMPITLMTRPYDWDTLAVRVFSFTTEGQWEHAALPSVAIVLAGLLPVIVLSRQKDHA
- a CDS encoding ABC transporter ATP-binding protein, with protein sequence MTALLELDSVSQAYGTTTVVEAMSFTLQKGEIACLVGSSGCGKTTVLRCIAGFEPVNAGEIRLDGKVISSRDYLCPAHERHIGMVFQDYALFPHLTVAGNVAFGLRALGRKDSAARVQEMLEVVGLAGLAKSYPHELSGGQQQRVALARALAPRPRLLLMDEPFSNLDVDLRERLSREVRDILKHEGTTAILVTHDQNEAFAMADQVGVMQGGRLLQWDTPYRLYHEPATRYVADFIGQGVFLPGRVSGPQCISMEIGEFCGILPLGFEVNDRVDVLLRPDDVQHDDSSPMTATVESKVFRGAEFHYTLVLPSGQRVLAQVPSHHNHAVGEPIGIRLELDHLIAFHHGG